Proteins encoded in a region of the Paenibacillus sp. E222 genome:
- a CDS encoding GbsR/MarR family transcriptional regulator: MGKEAAEDQNHSSLSYRPELREKVIDAIANTMDLYGVNHSFGQLYGIMYFEDRPMTLEEMKTSMNMSKSNMSYAVRSLTESQMIYKLEEKRERQDQYLAETNFFRTFQNFFGAKLQREIDVMQESLREVIPQLSEIILARTTPPEEREDALRDLHKLQHAEQYYEWLQGFVDQLREGVFYKDAPHESD, encoded by the coding sequence GTGGGAAAAGAAGCTGCCGAGGACCAGAACCATTCGTCGTTGTCCTATCGGCCCGAGCTGAGGGAAAAAGTCATTGACGCCATTGCCAATACCATGGATCTGTACGGAGTCAATCATTCATTTGGCCAACTGTATGGCATTATGTATTTTGAGGATCGCCCCATGACACTGGAAGAGATGAAAACGTCCATGAACATGAGCAAAAGTAATATGAGTTATGCTGTACGTTCGCTTACCGAATCTCAGATGATCTATAAATTGGAGGAAAAGCGGGAACGGCAGGATCAGTATCTGGCCGAAACAAACTTTTTCCGTACGTTTCAGAACTTCTTCGGGGCCAAGCTTCAACGGGAAATCGACGTGATGCAGGAAAGCCTTCGGGAGGTCATTCCGCAGTTATCGGAAATTATTCTCGCCAGAACAACTCCACCGGAGGAACGGGAAGACGCTTTGCGCGATTTGCATAAACTTCAGCATGCCGAGCAGTATTATGAATGGTTGCAGGGATTTGTAGATCAACTGCGGGAAGGTGTTTTTTACAAAGACGCTCCGCATGAAAGTGATTAA